The Chitinophagales bacterium genomic sequence AGCGGCATGGCAATTATTATGTTGTTCGTCCTAACTATCAAGAACCAGGGACAATTTGAGTTGGTAAGCAAAGAGCACATCCACGATATTGGTAAATTCATGTTCGCTTTCAGTATATTCTGGACCTATGTATGGTTTGACCAGTACATGCTGATTTGGTACAGTAATATACCTGAAGAAACAACATATTTTAAAATTCGCCAGCAAGGGCCCTACTCACTGATATGGTATGCGGTATTCATTATCAACTTCTGTATGCCGGTACTCATATTAATGTCACGCCCAAGTAAACGTAACTATTTTACCGTTACCTTTATGGCAATGGCTATAATATTCGGTCACTGGCTGGATTTCTATATCATGACGATGCCTGGTCCGTTAGGAGCCAACTGGCAGTTGAACTGGTATGAGCTGGGTATTTTTGCAGGTTTTGCAGGTTTGCTGATGTTCCTGGTGTATACGACATTATCAAAGGCATCATTAGTACCTGCTAATCATCCGTTGCTGAAAGAAGCTATCTTGCACGAAAGTCCATAAGATAGAGGTGTGAGTAAGAACAACAAGAATTTAATTAATAAAAGAAACTATTAAGATAACTGACCATGTCGGGATTTATTTCAATATTTTTAACGTGTCTGGTATTCTTTATCATATACCAGATCGCTAAGGCAAGTGAATTAGCTTCCATTCTTAGGGGTGAAGAAAAGTCCAGGGCACAAACCAACCGTTTAATGGCCTGGTTGTTAGTGCTGATGTTCCTGCTAGGATTGTGGGGCGTTTACGAGTGTCACTTCTCGTTGATTGACAAAATGTTGCCGGTATCAGCGTCTGACCACGGAGTACAGTACGACAAAATGTTGCTGATTACGCTCTTGGTGACAGGTGTCGTATTCTTCCTGACACAGACAACTCTGTTTTGGTTTGCATTTAAATACCAGTCCGGCGACAAGCGTACCTCCGTTTTCTTCGCGCACAACAATAAATTGGAAATGGTATGGACAACTATCCCAGCGATAGCCATGGCTATACTCGTGATAGTAGGTTTGAAGAACTGGAATATTATGGCATCAGAAGCTCCGAAAGAGGCAATGGTTGTTGAAGTAGTAGGTAAGCAATTTAACTGGATAGTGCGCTACCCGGGCAAAGATGGAGTTTTGGGCAAAAGGGATTTTCGCAGTATTAATGATATTGATAATGTACTGGGTCTTGATTGGAGTGACAAGAACAATATGGATGATATCATCCTGCAAAATGGTGAGCTCCACTTGATAAAAGACAAACCTGTGAAGCTCGTTATCGGTTCTCGAGATGTAATACATGATGTTGGTTTACCTCACTTCCGTATGAAAATGGATGCCGTGCCTGGTATCATCACTACAATGTGGTTCACCCCAACGGTTAGTACCGAGGAAATGAAACAGATCACCGGAAACCCGGACTTTGTTTATGAAATATCATGTGACCAGATGTGTGGTAAAGGCCACTATTCTATGAGAGGAACCGTGATAGTACATACGCAAGAGGAGTATGATGCATGGATAGCAGGACAGCAGTCTTATTATGCTATGAATAATGCTCCGGCTGAGCAGCCTGAACAGAAAACTGATAGTGTTAACGCAATAACGATGAAGTAATCGTTCCGATACGATCCGGGACAAAAAAAGTGCAAAAAATGAGCGACGTTATCATTCAAGGACCTAATGTAGCGCACACAGAACATGCGCATGGAGAGCATCATGGCCACGAACACCATGAGCAGCATTTCATTTTGAAATGGATATTCAGTATGGACCATAAAGTGATAGGAAAACAATTCCTGATCACGGGTATATTCTGGGCCGTAGTGGGTGCATTGATGTCTGTATTTTTCCGTTTACAGTTAGGTTTCCCCGACGAGACTTTCCCGATCATGGAGAAATTCCTTGGCGAGTGGGCAAAAGGCGGTAAACTATCTCCCGAATTCTACTATGCGTTGGTGACTATGCACGGTACAATACTGGTATTCTTTGTGTTGACGGCAGGTCTGAGCGGTACATTCGCCAACCTGCTCATTCCTCTGCAGGTAGGTGCACGTGATATGGCTTCACCATTTATGAACATGTTGTCTTATTGGTTCTTCTTTCTGGCAAGTGTAGTGATGTTCATCTCTCTGTTTGTACAGACAGGTCCTGCATCAGGTGGCTGGACTACCTATCCTCCATTGAGCGCACTGAAAGAGGCGTCTTTGGGCTCTGGCTTGGGTATGGATCTTTGGTTGGCAAGTATGTCATTGTTTGTGGTTTCGTCACTGTTGGGTGGCCTTAACTACATCTCTACTATCTTAAATATGCGTACCAAGGGTATGACCATGACCCGTATGCCATTAACTATCTGGGCATTGTTGTTCACGGCTGTATTGGGTGTATTGTCATTCCCGGTTCTGTTCTCTGGTTTCGTGCTGCTGATATTTGACCGTAACTTCGGTACCAGCTTCTACTTGTCAGAAATATTCATTGCAGGCAAAGCTCTGCCTAACATCGGTGGTTCTCCAATCCTGTACCAACACTTGTTCTGGTTCCTGGGTCACCCTGAGGTGTATATCATTATGCTTCCAGGCATGGGTATGGCTTCTGAGGTATTATCATGCCACAGCCGTAAACCTATATTTGGTTATTTTGCGATGATCATATCATTAATAGGTATCACAGTTCTGGCCTTCCTGGTATGGGCACACCATATGTTTGTAACGGGTATGAGTCCGTTCCTGGGTTCAATATTCGTATTACTTACTTTATTGATCGCTGTCCCATCTGCTGTAAAAGTGTTCAACTGGCTGACAACTATGTGGAAAGGTAATATCAGGCTGAACGTACCAATGATGTTC encodes the following:
- a CDS encoding cytochrome c oxidase subunit II, which codes for MAWLLVLMFLLGLWGVYECHFSLIDKMLPVSASDHGVQYDKMLLITLLVTGVVFFLTQTTLFWFAFKYQSGDKRTSVFFAHNNKLEMVWTTIPAIAMAILVIVGLKNWNIMASEAPKEAMVVEVVGKQFNWIVRYPGKDGVLGKRDFRSINDIDNVLGLDWSDKNNMDDIILQNGELHLIKDKPVKLVIGSRDVIHDVGLPHFRMKMDAVPGIITTMWFTPTVSTEEMKQITGNPDFVYEISCDQMCGKGHYSMRGTVIVHTQEEYDAWIAGQQSYYAMNNAPAEQPEQKTDSVNAITMK
- a CDS encoding cbb3-type cytochrome c oxidase subunit I; the protein is MSDVIIQGPNVAHTEHAHGEHHGHEHHEQHFILKWIFSMDHKVIGKQFLITGIFWAVVGALMSVFFRLQLGFPDETFPIMEKFLGEWAKGGKLSPEFYYALVTMHGTILVFFVLTAGLSGTFANLLIPLQVGARDMASPFMNMLSYWFFFLASVVMFISLFVQTGPASGGWTTYPPLSALKEASLGSGLGMDLWLASMSLFVVSSLLGGLNYISTILNMRTKGMTMTRMPLTIWALLFTAVLGVLSFPVLFSGFVLLIFDRNFGTSFYLSEIFIAGKALPNIGGSPILYQHLFWFLGHPEVYIIMLPGMGMASEVLSCHSRKPIFGYFAMIISLIGITVLAFLVWAHHMFVTGMSPFLGSIFVLLTLLIAVPSAVKVFNWLTTMWKGNIRLNVPMMFAIGFVSLFISGGLTGIFLGNSALDIHLHDTYFVIAHFHIVMGVSAFFGMFAGVYHWFPKMFGRFMNNTLGYIHFFLTFIGAYLIFWPMHYEGIAGMPRRYYDYSAWESFSQFDSLNSFISIAAILVFFAQLLFVVNFFVSIFRGRKCLVQNPWGSPTLEWTTKINPGHGNWEGEIPTVYRWPYDYKDDGNGNDFIPQTVPLKEGEESH